The Carassius gibelio isolate Cgi1373 ecotype wild population from Czech Republic chromosome A1, carGib1.2-hapl.c, whole genome shotgun sequence region CTTAGCATGCTGCCCcactataaacatatatatatatatgtgcaagaACATGCATCTGTATGCTGTTTTTCCCTTACCACAAAGTAGTATACTTTAAAtacgtttattttattaagtatacttaagttaacttcaagtatatttttatactttatatagcAAGTATACatatatcagtgttctagtagtatacttgtaagtgtactctTTCAaaactccttgggactaaattggcccactttctagtatttaaaatgtacttttaagtatactttaagtataacagtagcaaactttgagtacacaactagtttacatcTCTGTTTGATGACTTGGGATTTGTCtcaagactagtttgtgacttgaaaggaatgacttgtttcctctgatgaaatcagctgctgagttcatgggtggaacaaaaatatggcaggacttttactctttggcccctggattaCCCACCTCTGCATTTGACAATGCCTAATGTCTCCTGACTATGATcagtgtcttgtcttgtcttgtcttgatATATATTAATTCATGTTAATGTGTAATAAAAATTCGTTGATCTCTtctgtgtctgctaaatgaataaatataaatggaagatttaatttattaaatgaagACAGAGGGCGCTCTTGTTAAAAATAGAGCATTTCACAGAGAGGAGGAGCAAAtgagagacatagagagagagagagagagagagagagagagagagagagagagacccgaGCAGCAGCACACAGATGAAACAATGATCCAGATCTGTGATGATCAACTCATATTTCTCCTGCTGCTCCTCGTGTCAGGTGAGAGTTATTCTGTGTCTTTCTAACAGTCTGTCTGTTCTCAATCAGGTCCATGTTTGCACTGAGATGTTTCTCTCTATGTTTTTATAGTCGTGGCATGTGAGACGAGTGAGATCTTGACTTTCACAGCACATGAAAGAGGAACAGTTGAGATAAAGTGTCCATATGAGTCTAGATATAAAGAATATGAGAAGTATCTCTGCAGAGGAGAATGTCCAATACTGAATAAAGACAAAGTTATTGAATCTGGATCATCAGCTGGAGATGAGAGATTCTCTCTGACTGACGACAGAACAGCTCACATCTTCACCGTCACCCTCACTGACCTGAGAACAGAGGATCGAGGACAGTACTGGTGTGGAATAAAGACAGGGCTGTTGAAACTGGATGACTCAAAAGAGGTTCATCTGGACATTAAACATGGTAAGtcagaatatatataaatgtatgtgtgaaATACTTCATCATTGGCAATGTACGTGAATAATGAatgatttaaatgaacaaatctaGTATACTCGTAATATAAGATCTTTGCGTGTATGAAAGAGCTGTATCGTGCTGAAAGATGTAGAGAGGTGAGATAACAGAAACCACAATATCCTCTACAGATGCTGAAGAGCCAGTGTTCACACCACAGAGACACCAACAATAATACTGACCCGCATCACTTCCTGTCACATGACATTCACTTTCTTTGATATATAGTTAATACAAAAGACAAACCAACACAACCTACACAACTTAAAATCTTACTCTCAACTTTTCAAAGAGGTATCTGTTGACCTTTAGTGCCTCTAAAGGTCAAGATCTTCTTCATTTCACATTCATTACATCATCAGAGCAGCCAGTGAACGTAGAGCAGAAAGAGCTGATGTTATTCAGAGCAGTAAACAGCTAATACTGTCACTGTAAGTACTTCATTATCTCACTGATGCTCTGATTTAGTGTCCCGAGTGTCTGCTGTGACTGGACAGCATCTGAATATTTCCTGCCATTATAAAAGTGAACTGAAGAATGATGTTAAATTCATCTGCAAAAGAAGCGACCCGTCCGTCTGTGAGAAATCAGCTATAAAAGCTTCATCAGAGACCAATAGTAACAGCCGTTTCTCTCTGAGTGATAATGAATCTGCAGGAGTCTTTACTGTGACCATCACTAATCTGACAGAAGAGGATTCTGGGATATACTGGTGTGGAGCTGCACAGAGAGGACAAGAGCACAAGAACAAGTGGCTCTCAGTGATAGACCTGAACGTTTCTGCTGGTAAGATGACATTAACAGGTTTTATATTATGTTTAGggacataaaaaaactaaataatgattcGTTCTTAGTATAACACGTTCATGCTAAACACACATGGCTGGTCACTCGTACGCCTCTCTATTTCCTTCACACCCTTGACATTAGTGAAGCGTCGCTAACAGCTGTGTCAGGGGAAGTACAATGTGTCACATGAACGTTTGCCTCAACAAGACTGCAAAAATGAAACTGTGTGCATTTATTCAGAAATGCTTTCATAATAagtttttgaaattgaaatgtttACTTCATCTGAAACCTTtccaagctttccattgatgtatgggtTGTTGGGATAGTGGATGATtttttggccgagatacagctgtttgaaaatgtatctaaatattgagaaaatcacctttaaatatttccaaataaagttcttagcaatgcatattaacaatcaaattttttgtctgtttttttttttttttatatgtatagtaGGACATTTCctgaatatcttcatggaacattatctttacttaatgtcctaatgattttttggcatatatatatatatatatatatatatatatatatatatatatatatatatatataaaaaattataattttgacccacacaaggtttttttttttggctattccTAAAAATGTACCCAAGCAACTAAagttgtgctccagggtcacaaatataaaCAGCACAATTTTTGTTGTAATCATATCTGTAAATAACTGCATGGGCTGTTGTGCATTCAGGCACATCAGAGAGTGCGTCGcctaaaccaacaacaacaaccacaacagCTTCATGTCACACCAGCAAAGCAAAGACACAAGATACCTCCTCCAGCAGACCTGTCACATCATCAACATCTCCTTCATCAACATCTCCTTCAGtgtcaatgtttttttctcacaatGAAGTGTCACCAAAACCACAACCAGGTACAGAGAGTGTGCAGAGACATTTTTTTATCAcgtttattacatatatatataggacaTTTGGAGTCATTTATtggatgtttttgtgtgttttcaaggTTTAACACCAATCATCATCATGGTGATGGTCTTAGGGATACTGACAGGGTTTGGATTGTCATTCTTCATATACTTAAGATGGAGGCAAAAGAAAGAAGGTAAATGTCTTTCTCACATCAGTTCACCTGATATAGAGTCATTTTATTCTCATTCACCTCAGTGAATCACAGTATTTTCATAGTCAAACTGGACTGCGGTGTCACAAAGCTGCAGGTTGTGTCAAAAGAAAGGTTTTTGACACAAATCATAAAATCTTGTGTCACAAAACAGGAACACAGTGCACAGATGTCGCCCATGGCCCGAGTAAGAATCCGCCCGGTGGAGATATGAGAGAAACTAGAGAAGTGAGTTTCATCACGTGTGCGCATGCAGTCACTCGTTTGTGGATTCTAATCATCTTCTCCACTCTTTATTCATGTGTTTTTCTCCTCTTCAGGCAGACTGTGTTTATGAAGACATCTGTAGCACTCTTGATCATCCGGACTATAGTCTGGTCCTTCCAGCATGTGCTGAACATGACGACTCTGTTTATGCTCTAGCAACATTACCCAGCAGCCCCTCTGTCGAAATCAACTACTCCAGCATCAGATTTACAGCAGCACATCATTCAGACAGGACTTCTGACGGACTGGAAACATGCGTCTACACAACTGTTAGACCGTGAAAGACTGAGGACATGCAGGTTTAACTTGAGTCACACCAAACTAGGACTCCAGCTCCTCCTCCTCACGTGCTTTGTGATTTTAAATCTGTGGCCTTAATGTTATTTTAGATTAAATCAGTATTAGAGAAATAAGATTGTTTGAGGTGTGTTTGGTTACATTTCTGttgtctgttatttatttatacacacaatTCCAAAAGTATAaagtttcacattttattttaagtgtttgaataCTTCTTTCATCGTCATAATTTAGACTGATTAAGATATTGCTTTAGTCATCAATCACATACATCACTATTATATAAGGTTCCCATTTCGCCAACCTATATACTGTGCCAGAATGAAGCAGAAAGGTTCAATATTTGAAAGAAAGTGATGATCGAAGATCGGTGCCCCCTTCAGATCGACAGCGAAAGTGCAGTTCCTGTCAGAAAGAGGCTGGTGGGAAGATTAGACTGTATTTTTTATGCAATAGAAGAACACCAATTACAAATACAAAGTAAGAACAGAAGACATTGAGGGTTGTAAACAATACTCCAAAGCAAAATATTGTACTTCACTTAAGTGCTATAATGATAGCCAACCGTCAGGGACGACTACCACTGAAACACAGATGAAAATGTTAGCTTTTAAGACTTACACCATGAATAGACTGTATTAGAGTTTCTTAAAGAGTTTACATACACATCAAAAtcttttctgaaaataaaaaaaactagggAGTTTTCTTTGAAAATGTACACTTATGAATGTAAAATTTAGCATGATATAGCAATAGATTAATGATAAATTTACAGTGAGAAGAGTCTTAATTCAAAGaataaccagaaaaaaaatattttgggggCATTTTAGACGGATGAGTTGTCATGAGGGGCAAAATTAGCAGACCAATATtatttttgaaccaggctgtacaCATGTATTTTCCTGCTGTATAGTAGAGTCTCCATGTTAAAATGACCAACTatacagcaaaaaatatatatatatattttggtctatatagcttcAAAAACGTGCTGCAGGAGTCTACGGGTTAGTTCTGCAGCCTGAAGATGACATCTGTGTGTGAACACGAGAAAGAGACTGAAATATTGATGACAGGCAGAGGGTGACATACTCAGATTTATTGTTCGAGAAGGGTATAATGGTGCGTTCAAGTCCTCCTGTGAAGTTCGTACGCACAAGGAGGGAAGTCACTTTCGTCGGAACAAGATGGCGTAGTACTTTCTCTTAATtaataacacaaaaatacagcaatgttCTTACACTATTGTTTCagaaaatgaagaacaaagaaatgtgcattagGTATACTTCGTTTTTTAacgttttaaattaatttatgaagccactgccaactttattgttacaagttgcattcttttattttaatgtcatcATATTATGCGTCGTCGATTAACTTACTGCGCTGTAAATAGAAAAGCATTGTATATTTCCGCCATGTTAATCACTGACATGCCCCCAACTCATTCAACATTCAACTCATGTGCATTCAACTCGTAAATACGATCTATACGACGTGACTTAACGCACCataactgcagcctggagatctccaaataGGGACGGGAACTCCAAAACGGGGTGGGTGCTCCAAAATAGGGCATGGCTTCCTCCCATAgatacagacggttggtctgggaacACCCCCGGGAACACcccgtcacgtgatgtgaatttagcccgtgggggaaaacattaCCTTGGCGACAATTGAAATACACGGGACAATCATGCCGAAAAGTTGCTGTGTCGTATTCTGTGCCTCCAATAAACGAACAAATTATGAATTTTGAATtatgccggcagccatatcaccctggagcccaagaccggttgcccactgaagctaagcagggctgagcctggtcagtacctggatgggagacctcctgagaaaactaggttgctgctggaagaggtgctagtgagaccagcagggggtgctcaccctgtggtctgtgtgggtcctagcgccccagtgtagtgatggggacactatactgtcaacaagcaccgtccttcggatgagacgttaaaccgaggtcctgactctctgtggtcattaaaaatcccaggatgtctttcgtaaaagagtagaggtgtgacctcggcatcctggcccaattcgcccattggcctctgaccatcatggcctcctaacaatccccatatccgctgattggcttcatcactctgtctcctctccatcagtaagctggtgtgtggtgggcgttctggcgcactatggctgccgtcgcatcatccaggtggatgctgcacactggtggtggatgaggagataccccttgactatgtaagcgctttgagtgtctagaaaaaaagcgctatataaatgtaaagaattattattattattattgaagttctacatccttcctaataaacatacagagccggaaaggatgacaaaatggctacaagcaataagttgtgaggatgatcaagggaagttgtggaatcccaagactaagcatgtgtgcgtgtgtgcagtcggcatttcatcacaggcaggctatTTTAACATCAtgttcattattaacgttattaacgtttcagaaagtggaatgcatatataattagccttatcattctacctgaagcaaaactatgtaacgttagcctagtgtcgaacataaacccacttaaaaaagcGTTTTAGAaaagttttaaagggggggtgaaatgctcgttttcactcaatatcctgttaatcttgagtacctatagagtagtactgcatccttcataactccaaaaagtatttagttttattatattcataagagaataccgatttttcccggaaaaacatgagcgcctggaggcgtgacgtgtgggcggagctaaagaatcacaagcgccagtatgcttttgcgttgagagcgtttggaagctgtgacagctgtgaaggctgaaactgaacgagagcagcagcagcaacgactctctccgagcggggctcgaacccgggtctccaatgggaggcggacgcactaacaaggaggcagagatattttaagcagttttactcaccgcctatggttccaacacacaatcgtgaccctttttcgttgggattgcgtcatccttaagaaataaacgatatgcaaatccatcgtcaaactggactttgtttgtaaaacaagcattttagaaatgctgggaacaaatacaaacacttgcacaactccgttgatgctctttaaaaataaactccatccactggtcccttaatgctgttttttttttttggtaatctgtgcagggttgtcttgccctggcaaccaaaaacacacgtcttttgtgacatttggcgacgctctcgctctgatcagtgaagtctgttgtgctctcagtgctctgctatacgggagcgcgtgctcttccggcagacttgccctcaggacccatataaggaaattccgctccatctaacgtcacacagagccatactcgaaaaaaactttctgaaacttgtgacaaaccggaaggagtatttttggaacagaaatactccttcaaacgtacaacttaattttttaaactttgtcgatgtttagcatgggaatccaactctttaacagtgtaaaaaactcagtatgcatgaaatagcatttcacccccccccccccctttaaagagttttagagcatgtgtgaggataaccagctatgGCTGAACTCatacatataacatatcatttcgagtgaaaaaaaataagagaaaatccaaaaaaagtcaaaggtacaagactgtgtacatattttaattttgagcacaggaactactcatcccataaaccaccacgcctcactgaattcgactgaagccacaaccgcgaacgagccttttgagcgacttccaaatctgatgatggtcgctcgcgcgaactttttctccagtgaattttattttatatagtgaatgtagtgaattaacaatcatgtaaataaatagctttatataggtattgtgtattgatttttatatttataatcgtgtattttatatattgtgtgcgtgtgtgaaagtggtttaCGATAACGTCAGCTACacggtgcagtgctttgtacctgactgcaatcaccgctcagtcgtcaacacatgtcgttgccattacacaaatgatcagtaaatgcacaaaaaggtatgcctaggctaaatattgttttgacagtggcattataaaatgcttgatatgactcataccatatgaaggctacagtagcctagctaagttATCAACCTCCCTGCAAAGctctcatggcagccaaggagatcatgattgcactgataagtctattgtgcaaaaacgcaacacaggtttttattttatttttttattaatgatcttcagtcttcacggacctacgcggggtttaaccagacggttacacaagctccaccaatcagatggaTCACTGTgagattgttcaggattgtgggtaatgaagtacttagccaagacatcgcgaataaaaggcatttatatcaatacaaggttagtgccccatgatccttttgcgtttatatgagcatatactatcgcttagtacagccgtagctgtttttaagtctaccatgtatggttacgtttttatagCTTATTTCCCAAATGTCAATgaagaaattgcattgaatttttacttccagcaccagctgtgggcgggactgtgatgctctatagagAGACAGGCGCATGACATGCATGCACAATTTGCCCCCCAATTCACTTAAGTGCAAACTCCGCCCCACAGCTGATTCTGAAGTTTTTATTGGTTGTGTCAGttaaagtgtttattaaaatatgcaacaaaaaatgctaacccctaaacctaccccacacCTTACCTTAACCAGTGAAATTGACTGAATGGCAGGATTGGCGCTGAATAGTGTGATAAAGAAAGTTTCAGTTCAGGAGATAAACAGTTAAtaacccttatgaaaattaaccatggttttactacaaataaaaccaaaaaacgatggttactatagttaaaccatggtatttgtagtaaatctgtgggttatacaaatggtagtcaacacgccaaaaaaccatgggttactacagttttactataaagtctgggaacatgacgtcagcaacgcaatgcattctgggactttaggacactgacgctgctgtatgtattgtattggactgataatagactgttttgtttgctctctacagctaaaaaataagttacaatggtaaaacctcgttgtgtaattaactgccatacttgaactcatgaccggcatggaaaaataatttgaatggagtgcgatttttcagcttccccgctggaaaaccgcaccttgatctcaggtctccgagttaacaaagcggcgtcacatggcttggttagcagcagtaagaaggaaaagaaggattgtccctttggtctgatatatacacacgtatgtatgtgcatttatatatatatatatatatatatatatatatatatatatatatatatatatatatatatatatatatatataaatatacagaaatgtacgtaatataaacaacttttttttgtggatgtgattaatcgatttgacagacttacattaaatgttacctatacatgaaccacatctcctgcattatcatttttatgcatattgcataccacctgttacagtaataaacggcaaaattgatcaattctgtatctcttccttgttgagtttttctttatatgtaatcttacacttgactgtatgtcatgtcactttcacttttactgataagCATGTCCCCAAAAATGGCCGtgactacccagaatgcaatgcgcagtgacgtagtttcccgagctctataataaaaccatggttatttttcgtaagggaagatTATGCGACATGTGACTCACCGCTCAATGGAACCTTTTTAGTTACACCCGGCATCACTACCCCCTCCTAGCCTGCGAATTTCGTGTTCCTGGACGGCCCCGTTGCTTTTAATAAAGCCATAAAGTAAAATATTTCCCCTCCGCTGGGACGCTCCTGAGTGATTACCGTTTACATCATGAAGCAGAGGTTCAGACTTGGGTCCAAACACCACTGGCCATGAGCTTTGGGCTCTGCTCtcatgaaaaacatttatttatattgcatcttttattttagattgttttaaaaaaaagaaagttttattAGTCCGTAATAATCGGCTGAAGCCGGCATGTGAAAGGCTCTGCGAAAGTAGACCCCACCCCAATTTGTAGGTTCTGCCCAGTTTTGGAGTTCACGCCCCATTTTGAAGATCTCCGGTCTATACCAACTTGGAGGTCCCGGACACTATGTCCATGTTTTCACACAGTCCATGGGTTGCCGCTTGGTGGGAGGAAGACACGTAGTGAAACTGATGTACAAGAGATCAGCAGGACAGGTAATGTACCGTGCGTTTATTAATTCCCAGCTGGTATCGCTAATGCATGTGAAAGCCCACCAGGTTCTTGATACATGCGTTTGGTTTCCTAATCTCATTTTCCTGCGAATTTAACCAATTCACGGTCACTTACGAGAACGATAACCATGTAGACGTTAATATAgttatgattatattttattgttcttggtgtgaacgggcatATAGGTGAAACTTTGGACTTTCTGTCCGCTTGAGCATGTTTGCGTCAGCCGAAATACTACAATTGCATGTAAACAATAATATTGGCAAAACTGCTTCTATTCTCATTTGTATATCACTGTTAAAAGTCGCTgtaaaaacggccaaatttcgacgataacatactgtttttcattaaaacggtGCATTCTAGGGTAATatgcctgctgctatatatcgtaaattaacaacgttcaaagtcgacatcaGCGTCTGTGTTTCAAACCACACCAtactccctcattcactattccctacatgagtttactaatatagtccacctgacagagataatgaaaactaatgagtgaattcagacactgatcaacagctgctgttaactcTTATTGaaaattacagagatttagatgatgatgttttagtttcatttgatgttaacattgtggagatcagtgatTGCTTTAGTTGGGTTCCTGACCCTTGACTGTTAAACTTTAAGTTTTGTTTGATTGCTAAAGTTGTGTCTTTTTGACGCATTGGTAATAGCAATAATTATGTAGGTTGTTAAGAGGTTGTTTCTGTCGTCCATGATCTACTACACTGACTTAAAAGTTATAAGTATGGAttggtgttgaaatatgtgagtgatttgtacatgtttttttttcataattttataaaatattacagtaatgtAACCAGAACAGAATTAAGAAAAATGtgggttttaattattttgagcagcattgttAGCAACACTTAAAGAGACACATtcacaatcagcatatgaatctcaacaacggtaaCAATCAAACGGTTAATGATGCAATTcttgctgggtaccagcacaggacaaaactcatccatgactcccagcatcaGAGTCGGCTTCAGAGCAGATCTACTGGAGGGGCATTGGATCATCGGCGTGGGGGCACTGTCATAAATATTTGTTGACGCATTGGCAACATCATAGTAGCATGGAAATCCAGACCTAAATCTGGAAGATCTATATAGAATGATAATTAACGATTTGGACTTGGGTTTTTATCTAAAAAAGGAACAGCAGCGctgaatttgatgttttgccGACCGGATGCAGCAAGAGTCAGTTAGCTCCAATGATCTATAGAATGACATTCTACCATAGAATGTTAGCTCCAATGATCTATCTATATAGAATGTcatcataaatttattttatttttacttgtctTGATTCCTAATACACAATAGATGACGATTGTAAGGCTAAACGTTCAGAATACGATTCCATATAAGGTTAGTATAGCCTAGTTCAGCACTTTGCGAATAGACAGCGAATCAAGTAGCACGTAGTAGCGTTCTATGAGTTCAGTAGCCTACATTTTTGGTAAACGCGCGAGGTATTGCGGCTAAAGTTCATAACCTTGCACGTAGAGAGTGCTTTAAAAAGAGCTAAAAGAGGCTAGGCTACAACGTTATCGGAAAACCCGGCCAAGAACAGATAGCCTTAACAAcagaacaggacagaaaataataatataaatataatatagactaaataaaaaagaaaaacataaaataggcctacaataaatagctatatattttttatactaaTTACGacgacaaaaataaaacactgaattagTTTCAAGCTTTGAAAAAACGGCATAAAAAAAATGTCCCCATCAGACAAAGTATTTTTGTATAGATGTTTCTGAAAACTTAAGgcttttttcttcataaaacgAGTTAGACATCATCACACAAATGTCTGCCTATGGACCAGTTAAATCAGttaaatttttacttattttttagtttttgatttgcatagaatgcaaattataaaataaataaaataaaataaaggaaatggaaaaagtgcgcttcaacaaataaaataatttctttaaacaaCGTTTTTTCTTAGGGTTTCAAGGACTTTAAATACTCTAAAGGACTCGTtttctaaacaaaacaaataaaggacAAACATAAATGTATATTCTGCTATTTATGCTATTACTTGTTTTTAACCTGGGTTACACACCTCCCAGCAGTTTATGCACTCACCAAGCAGAAATGACCCATATATTTTTATAGACAGCCAAGTATAAAACACCAATGCAGTTATAACCCACAAACAGAAGAGTTGCAGGCGACGAGTGTTGCTACAGTACTGTGTAACTGTGTCTTTCCATTCGCTTGTGCATTTGCTAGCATTCGCAAAAGAAGGGCCAGCTGGGCTCTCAGACCGTGGTACTGGTGGTCGTGACCGGAGTATCTGTCTGCTGATTGACAAATCCGCGGAGGTCTAATCCATATTCGTacatccaaatgttttttttttgttttttttttattgtttttttaatgttttttttttagctgctaacaaCTGTCTATAATATAGATGGACAAActgtttttcaacttgaaatggaTTTTGCGCGTGCGCtgcaaatcaaatgtaacaagttTACTCTGCAAGACGGCGACCAAT contains the following coding sequences:
- the LOC128028068 gene encoding CMRF35-like molecule 9 isoform X10, which translates into the protein MIQICDDQLIFLLLLLVSVVSCETKEILTFTAHERGTVEIKCPYESRYKEYEKYLCRGECPILNKDKVIESGSSAGDERFSLTDDRTAHIFTVTITDLRTEDRGQYWCGIKTGLLKLDDSKEVHLDIKHEEDSGIYWCGAAQRGQEHKNKWLSVIDLNVSAGTSESASPKPTTTTTTASCHTSKAKTQDTSSSRPVTSSTSPSSTSPSVSMFFSHNEVSPKPQPGLTPIIIMVMVLGILTGFGLSFFIYLRWRQKKEGTQCTDVAHGPSKNPPGGDMRETREADCVYEDICSTLDHPDYSLVLPACAEHDDSVYALATLPSSPSVEINYSSIRFTAAHHSDRTSDGLETCVYTTVRP
- the LOC128028068 gene encoding natural cytotoxicity triggering receptor 2 isoform X6 encodes the protein MKTEGALVKNRAFHREEEQMRDIERERERERERERERPEQQHTDETMIQICDDQLIFLLLLLVSVVACETSEILTFTAHERGTVEIKCPYESRYKEYEKYLCRGECPILNKDKVIESGSSAGDERFSLTDDRTAHIFTVTLTDLRTEDRGQYWCGIKTGLLKLDDSKEVHLDIKHEEDSGIYWCGAAQRGQEHKNKWLSVIDLNVSAGTSESASPKPTTTTTTASCHTSKAKTQDTSSSRPVTSSTSPSSTSPSVSMFFSHNEVSPKPQPGLTPIIIMVMVLGILTGFGLSFFIYLRWRQKKEGTQCTDVAHGPSKNPPGGDMRETREADCVYEDICSTLDHPDYSLVLPACAEHDDSVYALATLPSSPSVEINYSSIRFTAAHHSDRTSDGLETCVYTTVRP
- the LOC128028068 gene encoding CMRF35-like molecule 1 isoform X1, giving the protein MKTEGALVKNRAFHREEEQMRDIERERERERERERERPEQQHTDETMIQICDDQLIFLLLLLVSVVACETSEILTFTAHERGTVEIKCPYESRYKEYEKYLCRGECPILNKDKVIESGSSAGDERFSLTDDRTAHIFTVTLTDLRTEDRGQYWCGIKTGLLKLDDSKEVHLDIKHVSRVSAVTGQHLNISCHYKSELKNDVKFICKRSDPSVCEKSAIKASSETNSNSRFSLSDNESAGVFTVTITNLTEEDSGIYWCGAAQRGQEHKNKWLSVIDLNVSAGTSESASPKPTTTTTTASCHTSKAKTQDTSSSRPVTSSTSPSSTSPSVSMFFSHNEVSPKPQPGLTPIIIMVMVLGILTGFGLSFFIYLRWRQKKEGTQCTDVAHGPSKNPPGGDMRETREADCVYEDICSTLDHPDYSLVLPACAEHDDSVYALATLPSSPSVEINYSSIRFTAAHHSDRTSDGLETCVYTTVRP
- the LOC128028068 gene encoding polymeric immunoglobulin receptor isoform X5; amino-acid sequence: MKTEGALVKNRAFHREEEQMRDIERERERERERERERPEQQHTDETMIQICDDQLIFLLLLLVSVVACETSEILTFTAHERGTVEIKCPYESRYKEYEKYLCRGECPILNKDKVIESGSSAGDERFSLTDDRTAHIFTVTLTDLRTEDRGQYWCGIKTGLLKLDDSKEVHLDIKHVSRVSAVTGQHLNISCHYKSELKNDVKFICKRSDPSVCEKSAIKASSETNSNSRFSLSDNESAGVFTVTITNLTEEDSGIYWCGAAQRGQEHKNKWLSVIDLNVSAGTSESASPKPTTTTTTASCHTSKAKTQDTSSSRPVTSSTSPSSTSPSVSMFFSHNEVSPKPQPGLTPIIIMVMVLGILTGFGLSFFIYLRWRQKKEVKLDCGVTKLQVVSKERFLTQIIKSCVTKQEHSAQMSPMARVRIRPVEI
- the LOC128028068 gene encoding CMRF35-like molecule 1 isoform X3, whose product is MIQICDDQLIFLLLLLVSVVACETSEILTFTAHERGTVEIKCPYESRYKEYEKYLCRGECPILNKDKVIESGSSAGDERFSLTDDRTAHIFTVTLTDLRTEDRGQYWCGIKTGLLKLDDSKEVHLDIKHVSRVSAVTGQHLNISCHYKSELKNDVKFICKRSDPSVCEKSAIKASSETNSNSRFSLSDNESAGVFTVTITNLTEEDSGIYWCGAAQRGQEHKNKWLSVIDLNVSAGTSESASPKPTTTTTTASCHTSKAKTQDTSSSRPVTSSTSPSSTSPSVSMFFSHNEVSPKPQPGLTPIIIMVMVLGILTGFGLSFFIYLRWRQKKEGTQCTDVAHGPSKNPPGGDMRETREADCVYEDICSTLDHPDYSLVLPACAEHDDSVYALATLPSSPSVEINYSSIRFTAAHHSDRTSDGLETCVYTTVRP
- the LOC128028068 gene encoding CMRF35-like molecule 1 isoform X2, with amino-acid sequence MIQICDDQLIFLLLLLVSVVSCETKEILTFTAHERGTVEIKCPYESRYKEYEKYLCRGECPILNKDKVIESGSSAGDERFSLTDDRTAHIFTVTITDLRTEDRGQYWCGIKTGLLKLDDSKEVHLDIKHVSRVSAVTGQHLNISCHYKSELKNDVKFICKRSDPSVCEKSAIKASSETNSNSRFSLSDNESAGVFTVTITNLTEEDSGIYWCGAAQRGQEHKNKWLSVIDLNVSAGTSESASPKPTTTTTTASCHTSKAKTQDTSSSRPVTSSTSPSSTSPSVSMFFSHNEVSPKPQPGLTPIIIMVMVLGILTGFGLSFFIYLRWRQKKEGTQCTDVAHGPSKNPPGGDMRETREADCVYEDICSTLDHPDYSLVLPACAEHDDSVYALATLPSSPSVEINYSSIRFTAAHHSDRTSDGLETCVYTTVRP